A stretch of DNA from Hydrogenophaga sp. SL48:
CATTGGCTGCGGGCGGCAATGGCGTCGTGCAGGTGGCTTGCGGAGTCAGGGCGCAGGTGGCCTTTTCCCTGATGGTTGAAAGCTCGGCTTCCACAGCGGTCTCAGCCAGATGGGTCAGTGTCGGAATGGAGAAGACCACTGCGGAGGTGTCGCCTCCTTTGGGAACTTCCACTTCGAGCACGGAGGTCTCGCCCAGCGTCGTTGGCGTCCAGTAGGTGCGCGCGGCCGGAGAGTCGCCGTCCGTTTTGATATTGGCCTGGATAATCGAATTGATGTGCTCGCCGGTGGTCTGAACGGCCTCTGAACTGCCGCTGGCATAGAAGCGCAATATGGCCTCGCTTGGAATCTGCTGAACCAGCAGCCCCAGGCGAATGCCCTTGGCGCCCTCGGACCGCAGACTCATTGAGGTTCTCTGAGCGCCCGTCTCGGTCGTGCTCCAGTTCAGCAGCGTTCGAAGGCTCTTGCTGGTACTTGCAGAGTGGACGGGCCGGGGAAACCCGGTCTGGTATGCCTTGGCAGAAAACTGGGCTCCGGTTCGTTGGTTTTTCCTGGCCCGCTGTTCTTGTTGGGCCGCAGAGGGTGCGCCCAGATCAATGCTGGCGCCGACCTTGCGGGCCGAGGTGGTGTCGAGTGTGACCGGCTTGACGGGACCCGCTTCTCCCTCAGCCGCAGCCTTTGCCGGCTGGGTCACTGCGTTCGCACTGTTGGAACCCACCGGTTCAGCAGCGGTTTCTGCGGCGGACTCCGCTACCGTGTTGCTGGAGGCTGACTTCGACTGGGCGGATTGCGCCGATTCACCGGCGCCCCCGCAAGCCGCAAGCCCCAGCACGGCTGTGAAAGCCAGCCATCGCATGTGTTTTCCTGACATGGGTACCCCGGGATTGAACAAGCACGCTATTGTCACGCCCCGTGATCGTTCGATTCCCTGTCGCCGGCCTGATGAACACTTTGTATCGATTGTTTCCTTCGCATCCACCTCCCGGTTCTGGGTGGCCCTGTGGAGGTCTTTTCAAAGCCGATCTCGCCAGTCGGCGGCGTCGAAGCCGACGCTGATGCTGCCGTCTGCCCACTCCACCACCGGGCGTTTGATCACGCTCGCGTGGGCCAGCAGCAGGGAGTGTGCGCTGGCGTTATCCACCACCGCGCTACGTGTGGCCTCGTCCAGTCCGCGCCAGGTCGTGCCCTTGCGGTTGACGAGCTGTTCCCAACCCGCCGCAGCGAGCCAGCGGTCGAGTTCACGCTCGGGAACGCCCTGTTTTTTTAAGTCGTGGAACGTGTGCGTGACGCTGTGTTCCGTCAGCCAGGTGCGGGCCTTCTTGACGGTGTCGCAGTTGGGGATGCCGTAGAGTGTGGTCATCCCCGAATTCTGGCACGCTGCCCTCTGGCTGCGTGCCCTCTACCCCAGGTTTCAAGATGACGCTGCGCGACTTTTACCCACCCATCGAGCCGTTCAGAACCGGTGTGCTCGACACTGGCGACGGCCACCAGGTCTTCTGGGAGCTGTGCGGCAATCCGGCGGGCAAGCCCGCGGTGTTTTTGCATGGCGGCCCGGGCTCGGGCTGTTCGCCCGACCACCGCCGCCTGTTCGACCCGGAGCGTTACTGTGTGTTGTTCTTCGACCAGAGAGGTTGCGGGCGCTCCCAGCCCGCGGCCTCGCTGGAAAACAACACGACCTGGCACTTGGTGGCGGACATGGAGCGGCTGCGCACGATGCTGGGTGTGGAGCAGTGGCTGGTGTTCGGCGGTTCCTGGGGCAGCACATTGGCGTTGGCCTATGCGCAGACGCACACCGAACGCGTGTCGGCGCTGATCGTGCGTGGCATCTTCACGCTGCGGCGCGAGGAGGTGCGCTGGTACTACCAGGAGGGGGCGTCCTGGCTGTTCCCGGATTTGTGGGAAGGTTTCGTTGCGCCGATTCCCGTGGCCGAGCGGGGCGATCTGCTCTCCGCATATCGGAAACGCCTGACGGGTGACGACCCGGCCGAGCAGCTCGCCTGCGCCCGCGCCTGGAGCCTGTGGGAAGGCCAGACCATCCGCCTGCTGCCCGACGCGGCCAACACCGCCAAACATTCGAACGACGCGTTCTCGCTCGCTTTCGCCCGCATTGAAAACCACTACTTCGTGCACGACGGGTGGATGGACGAAGGCCAGCTCATCCGCGACGCGGGCCAGCTGGCCCACATTCCCGGCGTGATCGTGCAGGGGCGCTACGACGCCTGCACCCCCGCCCATACGGCCTGGGCGCTGCACCGCGCCTGGCCGCAGGCCGAGTTCCACCTGGTGCCGGACGCCGGGCACGCGTTCAACGAGCCCGGCATCCTCACGAAGCTGATCGAGGCGACCGACCGATTCGCCCTCTGAACCTGCGGGCAGCGGGTGGTGCGAGACAATCCGGGGTGTATGAACACCCTTTCTGAATGGCTCGCCCACTGCGAGCGTCTGCACCCTCAAGGCATCAGCGGCATCGAACTCGGGTTAGACCGCGTGCAACGTGTCGCGCAGCGCATGCAGCTGAACCTGGCCTGCCCCGTGATCACGGTGGCCGGCACCAACGGCAAAGGCTCCACCTGCGCCATGCTGGAAGCGATTTACGGTGAGGCGGGCTACCGCACCGGCGTGTACACCTCGCCGCACCTGGTGCGCTTCGAAGAGCGCTGCCGCGTCGCGGGCGAGGCGGTGGACGCGCAGGCCCTGGTGCCCGCCTTTGCCGAGGTCGAGGCCGCGCGGCTGGGGGTGGCGAGCGACGACGGTCTGGGCGAGGTGCAGCTCACTTACTTCGAATTCACCACCCTGGCCATCCTGCGCACACTCGCGGCCAGCGGGATCGATGTGGCCATCCTGGAAGTGGGCCTGGGCGGGCGGCTGGATGCGGTGAACATCGTCGATTCCGATTGCGCCGTCATCACCTGCATCGCGCTGGACCACATGGCCCTGCTGGGGCCGGACCGCGAAGCGATTGGCTACGAGAAGGCCGGCGTCATGCGCACCGGCCGCCCGGTGGTGGTGAGCGACCCGGTGCCGCCGCAAAGCGTGCTCGACCGCGCGCTCGAAGTGGGTGCCAACCTGTGGCGCCTGGGCAGGGACTTTCACTTCGCTGGGGACCAGCAGCAATGGGGCTGGGCCATGCACCCTTCGCACGGCGGGCGGCGCTACAGTGGGCTGGCCTACCCGGCGCTGCGGGGCGCCAACCAGCTGGTCAACGCGTCGGGGGTGCTCGCGGCCATCGAGGCCCTGCGCCCGCGTCTGCCGGTGACCGCGCAGGCGGTGCGCAACGGGCTGGCCATGGTGGAGCTGCCCGGGCGCTTCCAGATCGTGCCCGGCACGCCCACCCTGGTGCTGGACGTGGCGCACAACCCGCACTCGGTGGCCGCGCTGGCGGAAAACCTCGATGCCATGGGCTATTACCCCACCACCCATGCGGTGTTCGGTGCCATGGCCGACAAGGACCTGGGCGCCATGCTGGAGCGCATCGGTCCCCTGATCGACCGCTGGCACCTCACCGATCTGCCGCTCCCGCGCGCGAGCACGGCCGAGGCGCTGGCCGAGCAGCTGGACGCCCACGCAGCCACCGCGCCCGGCGGCAAGAGCCGGGTGGCCGGCCGCCATGCCACGCCCATGGAGGCGCTGCGCGCGGCGGTGTCGCTGGCGGACCCCGCTGATAGAATCGTGGTCTTTGGTTCCTTCTTCACCGTGGGTGGTGTTTTGCAGAACGGGGTGCCCCGTCTGTCGGCCAAACACCTCGCTGCCTGACCGCTCCCGCAGCCCTTTGCCAGGGTCCGACCCCGAATGCTCACATCCCGCTCCGGTACCCAGGGCCACCCGGCCCCTCAGCCGCCCCAAAGCATTGAGGCTGTGCGCCGCAGGGCGCGCCACCGCCTGATCGGGGCGGCGGTGCTGGTGCTGGTGGGCGTGCTCGGTTTCCCTTTGCTGTTCGACACGCAGCCTCGCCCGATCGCGGTGGACATTCCGATCGAAATCCCCTCGCGCAACCCGGCGTCTTCCGCTTCGTCTGCCAAACCTGCCGCCTCAGCCGCCTCTGACAGCGCCAAGGCGTCCGTAGGTGGCGTGTCCACCGGCGACAGCCTCAGCGCGCGCGAGGAGGAGGTGGAGACCAGACCCACGCTCGTGGCCAAGGCAGACAAGGTGGAAACGGCCAAACCAGACGCGACGGATACCGCCGTCCCTGCTGCCAAACCTGCGCCGAAAGCCAGCGACAAGGTCGCGGGCGATGCCGACGACAAGCCCGCCACAGGCAATGAACGCATCGTGGTGCAGGTGGGGGCCTTTGCCGAAGCCGAGCGTGCTCGCGAGGCACGTCTCAAGCTGGAGCGCGCCGGGCTCAAGACTTACACCCACGTGGCCGAAACCTCTCAGGGCAAGCGCATCCGGGTGCGCATGGGGCCGTTTGCCACCCGCGCCGAGGCCGACAAGGCAGCGGCCCGCGCCAAGGCGCTGGGCCTGCCGGCGGCCTTGTTGTGGCTGTGATGCCTGACCGCGTGACCCGGATCGGCTGGGCATGAACGGGGTCGACGGCGTTCTGCTGGCGGTCCTGTTGCTGTCGGCCGTGGTGGGCCTGTGGCGTGGACTGGTCTACGAGGTGCTGTCGGTCGCTGCCTGGGTGGCTGCGTTTGTGGTGGCCCAGGCGTACGCGGGCGTGGTGGCCGGGCTGCTGCCCATGGGGGATGCATCGCCCGCCCTGCGACTGGCGGCGGGGTTTGCGCTGGTCTTCATTGCCACGGTCTTTGCCGGAGGGCTGGCGGCTTGGGTGGTGAAGCGCATGGTGTCGGCCGTGGGCTTGCGACCGATCGATCGGGTACTGGGTGGCGCGTTTGGTCTCTTGCGGGGCGTGGTGATTTTGCTGGCCCTGGCGGTGGTGGTGGGCATGACGCCGCTGAAGTCCAACCAGCAGTGGGAGGCGTCGATGGTGGCGCAGGTGTTGGCCGACGGGCTGCACACACTCAAGCCGTTGCTGCCGCCGTCGGTGGCGGGATATCTGTCCTGAAATTTTTGTCAATGTTTCGCTGAGGATCCAATCATGTGTGGAATTGTGGGCGTGGTGAGCCAGACGCCGGTCAACCAGTTGATCTATGACGCGCTGCTGCTGTTGCAGCACCGCGGCCAGGATGCGGCCGGTATCGTGACCGAGCAAGGTCGCAAGTTCTTCATGCACAAGGCCAAGGGCATGGTGCGGGACGTGTTTCGCACCCGCAACATGCGAGCCCTGCCGGGGAACAGCGGCCTCGGGCAGGTGCGTTACCCGACCGCCGGCAACGCCTTCAGCGAGGAAGAGGCGCAGCCGTTCTACGTGAACGCCCCGTTCGGCCTGGTTCTGGTGCACAACGGCAACCTGACCAACGCCCAGGCGCTGAAGCAGGAGCTGTTTCAGACGGACCACCGCCACATCAACACCGACAGCGACTCCGAGGTCTTGCTCAACGTGCTGGCGCACGAGCTGGAGAAGGTGTCGCGCGGCATCAAGCTCAAGCCCGCCGACGTGTTTGCCGCCGTGCGCGGCGTGCACCAGCGGGTGCGCGGCTCTTACGCCGTGGTGGCTCTGATCGCAGGGCACGGGTTGCTCGCGTTCCGTGATCCCTATGGCATCCGCCCGCTGTGCGTCGGCCGCCATGGCGACAGTGTGATGGTGGCCAGCGAGTCGGTGACGCTCGAGGGCAACGGCTTCGAGCTGGACCGCGACATCCAGCCCGGCGAGGCGCTGTTTGTGGACCTGGCCGGCAACATGCAGTTCCAGCAGTGCGCTGAGAAGACCAGCCACAACCCCTGCATCTTCGAGTTTGTCTACCTGGCGCGGCCCGACTCGGTGCTCGATGGCATCTCGGTGTACCAGGCGCGCCTGAACCTGGGCAAGACGCTGGCCAAGCGGCTGGTGTCCACCGTGCCGCCGAACGAGATCGACGTGGTGATCCCAATCCCCGAGTCGTCGCGCCCCAGCGCCATGGAGCTGGCCCAGTTGCTGGGCTTGCCGTACCGCGAGGGCTTCGTGAAGAACCGCTACGTTGGCCGCACCTTCATCATGCCGGGGCAGGGGGTGCGCAAGAAGTCGGTGCGCCAGAAGCTCAACGTGATCGCCAGCGAGTTCAAGGGCCGCAACGTGCTGCTGGTGGACGACTCCATCGTGCGTGGCACCACCAGCCGCGAGATCGTGCAGATGGCGCGCGACGCCGGTGCCCGCAAGGTGTACCTGGCCAGCGCTGCGCCGCCGGTGCGTTTTCCCAACGTCTACGGCATCGACATGCCCACGCCCGACGAGCTCGTGGCGCACGACCGCACGGTCGAGCAGGTGCGCGAGAGCATCGGTTGTGATGCCCTGATCTACCAGGACGTGGACGCGATGAAGCAGGCCATCGGCTCGCTCAATCCGTCGCTGGCCGGTTTTGACGCTTCGTGTTTCGACGGCGTGTACGTCACTGGCGACATCACGCTGGAAACCATTGCGCGCATGAACGCCGGACGTGGCTCGGCCGAAGAGGGCGAGGAAGACAGCTCCCGCCTGGCCTTGCCCAATGCGCAGACCGCCTGATCGAGGAGTGCGCGATGAGCCATGACAACGTCTCCCCCGGGACCCGCCTGCATCGCGAAACGCTGGCGGTGCGCCAGGCCGTCGAGCGCAGCCAATACGGCGAAAACTCGGAGGCCCTGTACCTGAGCACCGGTTTCGTGCAGCCTTCGGCCGAGGCCTCGGCGCGCCGCTTTGCCGGCGACGAAGACGGCTACACCTACGGCCGTTCCGGCAACCCCACGGTCACCAGCTTCGAGCAGCGCCTGGCGGCGATGGAAGGCGCCGAGGCCTGCATGGCCACCGCCTCGGGCATGGCGGCCGTGATGCTGATGTGCTTCAGCCTGCTGAAGTCGGGCGACCACGTGATCATTTCTCAGTCGATGTTTGGCTCGACCCTGAAACTCATCGGATCCGAATTCGGGCGCTTCGGAGTTGAGACCTCCGTGGTGCCGCAGACCGATCTGGCGGCGTGGCAAGCGGCCATGCGGCCCACCACCCGGCTGCTGTTCGCCGAAACGCCGACCAACCCGCTGGGCGAGGTGTGCGACATCCGGGCCCTGGCCGAGCTCGCCCACCAGGCCGGCGCGCTGCTGGCGGTGGACAACTGTTTTGCCACGCCCGCGCTGCAACGCCCCATCGAACTGGGGGCCGACATCGTCATGCACTCCGGCACCAAGTACCTCGACGGACAGGGGCGCGTGATGGCCGGCGCCCTGTGCGGCACCGAAGCCATGGTGCGTGAGAAGTTCCTGCCGGTGCAGAAAAACTCGGGCATGGTGCTTTCGCCCTTCAACGCCTGGGTGGTGCTCAAGGGCCTGGAAACGCTGGACCTGCGCATGAAGGCGCAAAGCGCGCAGACGCTGAAGCTGGCGCAGTGGCTGGAATCGCACCGCGCCGTGGGACGCGTGTATTACCCCGGTCTGCCCAGCCATCCTCAGCACGAACTCGCCATGCGGCAGATGGGCGGCATCGGTGGGGCGGTGGTGTCCTTCGACGTGCGCGCCGACAACGCGGAACAGGCACGCCAGCGCGCTTTTCATGTGCTTGACCAGCTCCAGGTGCTGTCCCTGTGCACGAACCTGGGCGACACCAAGACCTTGTGCACCCATCCAGCGAGCACCTCGCACGGCAAGCTCTCCGAAGCGCAGCGCCAAGCGGCCGGCATCGGGCAGGGCCTGATCCGCGTGGCGGTGGGGCTCGAACACCTGGACGACATCTGCAAGGACCTCGACCGCGGTCTGTCCAGCCTCTGACTTTTCTGAACCCTTCCATGACCGTCCGCACCCGCTTCGCTCCATCGCCCACCGGCTTTATCCACCTGGGCAACATCCGCTCGGCGCTGTATCCCTGGGCTTTCGCCCGCGCCACCGGCGGCACCTTCATCCTGCGCATCGAAGACACCGACCTGGAGCGCTCGTCGCAGGCGGCGGTGGATGTGATCATCGAAGGCATGAAGTGGCTGGGCCTGGATCACGATGAAGGCCCGTTCTACCAGATGCAGCGCATGGACCGATACAAGGCGGTGCTGGCCGAGATGGTCGCCGGGGGCCATGTGTACCCGTGCTACATGAGCATGGCCGAACTCGACGCGCTGCGCGAGCGCCAGATGGCCAACAAGGAAAAGCCGCGTTACGACGGCACCTGGCGTCCTGAACCCGGCAAGGTGCTGCCGCCCGTGCCCGAAGGCGTCAAGCCCGTTCTGCGTTTCAAGAATCCGCAGGGCGGTGTCGTGGCCTGGGACGACAAGGTCAAGGGCCTGATCGAGATCCGCAACGACGAACTCGATGACCTCGTGATCGCGCGCCCCGACGGCACACCCACCTACAACTTCTGCGTCGTGGTGGACGACATCGACATGGCCATCACGCACGTGATCCGCGGCGATGACCACGTGAACAACACGCCGCGCCAGATCAATATCTTCCGTGCCCTCGGCAAAGAGCCGCCGGTCTATGCCCACCTGCCTACCGTGCTCAACGAGCAGGGCGAGAAGATGAGCAAACGCAACGGCGCCAAGCCCGTCACGCAGTACCGCGACGAAGGCTACCTGCCCGATGCGATGGTGAACTACCTCGCGCGCCTGGGCTGGAGCCATGGCGATGACGAGATATTCAGCCGTGCGCAGTTCCTGGAGTGGTTCAACCTCGACCACCTGGGCCGCAGCGCCGCGCAGTTTGACGAAGCCAAGCTGCGCTGGGTCAACGCCCAGCACCTGAAGGCCATGGACGACGCCGCGCTCGCCCCCCTCGTGGCGGAGCAGCTGCAAAAGCGAGGCATCACCGCCGATGAGCGCTTGCCGCGCATCTGCGGTCTGTTCAAGGACCGCTGCGACACGACGGTGGCGCTGGCCGGTTGGGCCGCGGCGTTTTACGCTGATGTGACCCCTGGTGCCGAAGAGCTCGCACAACATGTCACGGACGCGATCAAGCCTGCGCTGGCGACCCTGGCGCAGAAGCTGGCCGCGTGTGCCTGGGACAAGCCCGGCATTTCGGGTGCCATCAAGGAAACCATTGCCGCCCATGGCATCAAGATGCCGCAACTGGCCATGCCGGTGCGTGTGCTGGTGATGGGAACGGCCCAGACGCCGTCGCTCGATGCGGTGCTCGAACTGCAAAATCAACAAACAGTTTTGGCGAGACTTCAAAACGCCTGAAAAATGTCCTATAATTTGAGGCTTGCTGATTCGCACCAAGCAGTGACATGCAAAGCGTGAATCGACAAACCCTGTGGGGGTATAGCTCAGCTGGGAGAGCGCTTGCATGGCATGCAAGAGGTCAGCGGTTCGATCCCGCTTACCTCCACCAAATTGAAGAATTGGGCATTGTGGTTTTGCTATAATGCACAGTTCGGTTCCAAAGGCTACGACCCTATCGTCTAGAGGCCTAGGACATCACCCTTTCACGGTGAGTACCGGGGTTCGAATCCCCGTAGGGTCGCCAAGTTTGTGGCACTTGGCCTGAAGCTTCAGAGCATCAGGCAAAAGCTGCACCACTGCGGAGTGGTAGTTCAGTTGGTTAGAATACCGGCCTGTCACGCCGGGGGTCGCGGGTTCGAGCCCCGTCCACTCCGCCACAAAATGAAACACCGCCCCGGTCGCAAGGCTTGGGCGGTTTTTTCATGTCTGCGTCGCGTGCGACGCCCGCTGGATGCGCGAACGCTGTGTCGCAAGCGACAGACAAGACGGACAGCCGCCGGTTCAGGTTGTGCGTTCCAGTCTGGCCCAACGCACCAGTCCGGTGGACAGCGCGGTCCCGCACATGATCACCAGTCCACAGAACACCATCCAGGGTGTGATGGTTTCGTTCAGGAACAGGGCTCCGTACATCAGCGCAAAGACGGGCACCAGAAAGGTGACGGTGAGGGCCTTGCTTGGACCGGCTTTTTCGATGATGCGGAAGAACAGGATGTAGGCCAGCGCGGTGCACAAGAGGGCGACGGCCGCCATGGCACCCCAGGCGCCGGTGCTGACCGCGTGATCGGGCCAGAGCCACAGCGTGGGCAGGGCCAGTCCGAGCGTGGCGCCCATCTGGCTGCCCGCCGCGGTGGCGAGCGGGTGTGCGCCGGTGAGGTGGCGTTTGGTGAAACTGGCGGCGATGCCGTAGCACATCGTCGCGAGCAGGCAGGCACCCATGGCCAGCAGCGTCATGCCCGTTGACGAGGCGCCGGGCATCGGGCTGAACCCCGACTTGCCGATCACCAGCAGCGTCACCCCGATGAATCCGATCGCGAGACCCAGCATGCGGGAGCCGCCCGGGCGGTCATGGAGCCAAACCCAGGCGACCAATGCCCCAGTCAGCGGCACCGTGGCGTTGAGGATCGAGGTGAGGCCTGTCGTGATGTGCGCCACCGCGAACGCGAACAACACAAACGGGATGCCGGAATTGAGCAGGCCGACGAACAGGATCGGTCGCGCGCGCTGCTTGAAATCAGCCCACACCCCTTTGACCAGGAACACCGGCATGAGGAACAGGGCGGCCAGCGCGACGCGCACGCCTGCAGTGGGGAGTGCACCGAGCTCGGCGACGCCCAGGCGCATGAACAGGAAGGACGCACCCCAGAGGGCAGCCAGCAACAGGAATTCGGCGATCAGCGAAGGAGGCATGGGGTGACTCAGAATGGCTGTGGGATGACACCTTCGAGCCGCAACAACGCCGCCTTGCGGTCAAGCCCACCAGCATAGCCGGTCAACGCGCCGCTCGCACCGACCACGCGGTGGCAAGGGACGATGACGCTCAAGGGGTTGCGTCCGATGGCCGTGCCGACGGCGCGGACGGCGGCGGGGCGGTCCATGCGGCGCGCCAGTTCGCCATAACTCAGCGTGTGACCCGAAGAAATGCCCAGCAAGGCGTTCCACACCGACTGCTGGAAGGGTGTACCACCCGTGAGATCCAGTGGCAGGTCGAATGCTTGACGCTCTGACCGGAAGTACATGGACAGTTGCTCGATGGCAGCGAGCAACAGTGGGTGCTCGGGCACGAGCGGCCAGCTGGCCATGTGATCGTCTGGGGGCAGGTGGCGCTGCCCCGTGACGAACCAGGCGCCGGTGAGGCCAGCGGCGCTGGCCGCCAGTCGCATGTCGCCCAGCGGCGTGGGCAGGGTGGTCTGGACCCATTGTGTGTGGTTTTTCATATAGGAGCTTTTGGTGATGTGGGATGGTGGGTGCCCGCCCAGGCACGAACCACGGCGTAGCTGCGCCAGGGTTGCCAGTGGCTCGCTTGAAGGGCGGCCTCGCGCACGGCGGCGTTCCCTTTGAGGTGACCCAGCCCCAGCGCATGGTGCAGCGCCACGTCGCCGGTGGGCCAGGCGTCAGGCCAGCGCAGGGCGCGCATGGCGATGTACTGCGCGGTCCAGGGACCGATGCCGGGGAGGGCCTGCAGCGTTTGCACGGTCTTCTCCACAGGGGCGCGGCCATCCAGCTCCAGGCCATCGACCACCGCGCGGGACAGCGCCTGCAGAGCGGCCTGGCGCTGGCGCACGATGCCAAGCTCGCCCAGGCTGGCCGGGTCGGCTGTGGCCAAGGTGTGGGGGTCGGGAAACAGGCGGCTCAGCGCGCCCGCAGGCGTCACCAGAGGGGTGCCAAAGCGGTCCAGCAGGCGGGTGGCCAGGGTGCGGGCGGCGGCCACGGTGATCTGCTGTCCCAGCACGGCGCGCACGGCCAGCTCGAACCCGTCGAAACACCCCGGAACCCGCAAACCATCGCCTTCGGGGAAGTCGGTGTGCAGGGTCGCATTGATGGTCGCGGGATCGGCGTCCAGATCGAACACCTCGCGCACCCGCCAGATCACGCTCGGCAACACCGGGAGCAGCCCGTCGCTCACACGCAGGATGAGGTGGTGGGCGTCGGGCACCAGCCGCACCGACAGCCATCCCGTGTGCACCCGCTGGGCGACCGTCAGTTGAAGGGTTCGCTGAAGACTGAGCGCATCGGGGTTCACCTGCTCCACGCCCGGCAATTGCCGGGTGGCCAGGAAGTTCAGCATGGCCTTGGCATCGAAGGGTGGGCGCCACGCGAGCCGCACGTCGCCGGTGCAACCATCGGCGCCTCCGGGGGGCGTGGTGGTTTGACCGCGCCGCATCTGCGTGGGGTTGAGGCCGTAGTGCTCAAGGAACGCCGCGTTGAACCGGCGCAGGCTGGCGAAGCCGCTGGCCAGGGCGATCTGGGACACCGGCATCGCGGTGTCCGTCAGCAACTGTTTGGCGGCGAGCAGCTTGCGCGTCAGCAGGTACTGCAGCGGCGACACGCCGAGCTGGCTGCCAAAGACCCGGCGCAGGTGGCGGTCGCTCACGCCGAGCCGGGCCGCCAGCATGCCCATGGCGGCACCTTCGGTCGCCGGGTCGAGCCAGGAGGGCGGTGCGTCGAGCAGGCGGCTGGCCTGCTGCACCAGGATGGCGCTGGCGTCTTCGTTGGACCAGTGGCGGTCCAGCGGCGCCAGCTCCGGCCGGCAGCGCAGGCAGGGCCGGAAGCCGGCCTGCTCCGCCTGCGTCGCGTGCTCAAAAAACCGGCAGTTCTCCCGTCGCGGCGTGCGCACGCGGCAGATCGGCCGGCAGTAGATGCCGGTGGAAGTGACCGCGGTGAAGAAGCGTCCGTCGAACCGCGCGTCGTGGGCGCACAAGGCCCGGTAGCGGGCTTCGTCGTCCATGAGGGCTGTGCTGTTCATGGCCGTCATGGTAGGCCTTCGGGAGGGTGCCGGCTGGCCGTTTCCGGACATGTGCAGCTTCGGGGCTGCCCGCCCCGCCACCTACAATGCAGGGTTTGCGTCCACAGAGAGCCCCCATGCAGTTGACCGCGTCCATCTTCAAGGCCTATGACATCCGCGGCATCGTGCCCGGCGCCCTCAATGAATCCGTCGCGGAAGCACTGGGACTGGCCTTTGGCACCGTGGCGCGGCAGCAGGGCGAGCAGACGGTGGCCGTCGGGCGCGACGGGCGTCTGAGCGGGCCGGGCCTGTCGGCGGCGCTGATTCGCGGGCTGGTGGCGGCGGGGATCGACGTGATCGACATCGGCCTGGCCACCACGCCCATGTTGTATTTCGCGGCCCACACGCTGTGCCACAGCGGCATCCAGGTCACCGGCAGCCACAACCCCAGGGACTACAACGGTTTCAAGATGGTGCTCGGGGGCCGGGCGATCTACGGCGAGGACATCCAGGCCCTGCGACGCATGATGGAGACCGAAAGCCACCAGACATCGGACGGTGGCCGCGTGCGCCACGTGAACGTGCTGGAGCCCTACACCGACCGCATCGTCGGTGATGTGAAGCTGGCGCGCCCGA
This window harbors:
- a CDS encoding DMT family transporter — translated: MPPSLIAEFLLLAALWGASFLFMRLGVAELGALPTAGVRVALAALFLMPVFLVKGVWADFKQRARPILFVGLLNSGIPFVLFAFAVAHITTGLTSILNATVPLTGALVAWVWLHDRPGGSRMLGLAIGFIGVTLLVIGKSGFSPMPGASSTGMTLLAMGACLLATMCYGIAASFTKRHLTGAHPLATAAGSQMGATLGLALPTLWLWPDHAVSTGAWGAMAAVALLCTALAYILFFRIIEKAGPSKALTVTFLVPVFALMYGALFLNETITPWMVFCGLVIMCGTALSTGLVRWARLERTT
- a CDS encoding DNA-3-methyladenine glycosylase 2 family protein; its protein translation is MNSTALMDDEARYRALCAHDARFDGRFFTAVTSTGIYCRPICRVRTPRRENCRFFEHATQAEQAGFRPCLRCRPELAPLDRHWSNEDASAILVQQASRLLDAPPSWLDPATEGAAMGMLAARLGVSDRHLRRVFGSQLGVSPLQYLLTRKLLAAKQLLTDTAMPVSQIALASGFASLRRFNAAFLEHYGLNPTQMRRGQTTTPPGGADGCTGDVRLAWRPPFDAKAMLNFLATRQLPGVEQVNPDALSLQRTLQLTVAQRVHTGWLSVRLVPDAHHLILRVSDGLLPVLPSVIWRVREVFDLDADPATINATLHTDFPEGDGLRVPGCFDGFELAVRAVLGQQITVAAARTLATRLLDRFGTPLVTPAGALSRLFPDPHTLATADPASLGELGIVRQRQAALQALSRAVVDGLELDGRAPVEKTVQTLQALPGIGPWTAQYIAMRALRWPDAWPTGDVALHHALGLGHLKGNAAVREAALQASHWQPWRSYAVVRAWAGTHHPTSPKAPI
- the gltX gene encoding glutamate--tRNA ligase codes for the protein MTVRTRFAPSPTGFIHLGNIRSALYPWAFARATGGTFILRIEDTDLERSSQAAVDVIIEGMKWLGLDHDEGPFYQMQRMDRYKAVLAEMVAGGHVYPCYMSMAELDALRERQMANKEKPRYDGTWRPEPGKVLPPVPEGVKPVLRFKNPQGGVVAWDDKVKGLIEIRNDELDDLVIARPDGTPTYNFCVVVDDIDMAITHVIRGDDHVNNTPRQINIFRALGKEPPVYAHLPTVLNEQGEKMSKRNGAKPVTQYRDEGYLPDAMVNYLARLGWSHGDDEIFSRAQFLEWFNLDHLGRSAAQFDEAKLRWVNAQHLKAMDDAALAPLVAEQLQKRGITADERLPRICGLFKDRCDTTVALAGWAAAFYADVTPGAEELAQHVTDAIKPALATLAQKLAACAWDKPGISGAIKETIAAHGIKMPQLAMPVRVLVMGTAQTPSLDAVLELQNQQTVLARLQNA
- a CDS encoding methylated-DNA--[protein]-cysteine S-methyltransferase, whose translation is MKNHTQWVQTTLPTPLGDMRLAASAAGLTGAWFVTGQRHLPPDDHMASWPLVPEHPLLLAAIEQLSMYFRSERQAFDLPLDLTGGTPFQQSVWNALLGISSGHTLSYGELARRMDRPAAVRAVGTAIGRNPLSVIVPCHRVVGASGALTGYAGGLDRKAALLRLEGVIPQPF